One Streptomyces umbrinus genomic window, GCGTTCCGGTCTCGGTGTACGGGTCCTGGAGGCGGAGGCGGCCGATCTGCCGCTCCCGGAGAGTGTGGAGCTCGTCAAGGAGGCGACACCGGAGTGCCTCGACGGGTGTGAGCTGCTGATCGTCCTCGGCGGTGACGGGACGCTGCTGCGCGGCGCCGAGTTCGCCCGCGCCTCCGGGGTGCCCATGCTGGGCGTCAACCTCGGGCGTGTCGGCTTCCTCGCGGAGGCCGAGCGCGACGATCTCGACAAGGTCGTCGACCGGGTGGTGACGAAGGCGTACGAGGTCGAGGAGCGCATGACCGTCGACGTCGTCGTGCACAGCAACGGCGATGTCGTCCACACGGACTGGGCGCTCAACGAGGCCGCCGTGCAGAAGGCGGGGGCCGAGAAGCTCCTGGAGGTCGTGCTGGAGATCGACGGGCGGCCGGTGACCGGGTTCGGGTGCGACGGGATCGTCCTGTCGACGCCGACCGGGTCGACGGCGTACGCGTTCTCCGCGGGCGGTCCCGTGGTGTGGCCGGAGGTCGAGGCGCTGCTCATGGTGCCGATCAGCGCGCACGCCCTGTTCGCCAAGCCGCTGGTGACCTCGCCGAACTCGGTGCTGGCCGTGGAGGTCCTGCCGCACATCCCGCCGGGTGTGCTGTGGTGCGACGGCCGCCGCACGATCGAGCTGCCGCCCGGTGCGCGGGTGGAGGTCCGGCGTGGGGCCGTGCCGGTGCGGTTGGCGCGGTTGCACCATGCGTCGTTCACCGATCGGCTCGTCGCCAAGTTCGCGCTGCCGGTGGCGGGGTGGCGGGGCGCTCCCCACTGAGTGCTCCGCGGGGGCGGGGGGATGTGTTGTTGGTTTGGTGCGGGCCGGTGGGGGCTGGTCGCGCAGTTCCCCGCGCCCCTGAAAGACGGGGCTACGCCCCTGTCTTTCGTCTTTAGGGGGCGCGGGGAACTGCGCGAGCAACCCCCACGCGCCCGCAGTCGGGGGACGGGCAATTCGGTCAACCGCACCAGGGCGTTTGTGGAGGGACTGGGGCGGCGTCGCGCCGGGTGGGGGAAACCTCGTATGGTCATGTCCGTGTTGGAGGAGATGCGGATACGGTCGCTCGGAGTCATCGACGACGCGGTCGTCGAGCTGTCACCCGGCTTCACCGCCGTGACCGGTGAGACCGGCGCGGGCAAGACGATGGTGGTCACCAGCCTGGGCCTGCTGCTGGGCGGGCGCGCCGACCCGGCCCTCGTGCGGATCGGGGCCAAGAACGCGGTCGTGGAGGGGCGGATCTCCGTACCCGACGGAGCCTCGGCCGTCGTACGGGCCGAGGAGGCCGGCGCCGAGCTCGACGACGGCGTGCTGCTCATCAGCCGTACCGTTTCCGCCGAGGGGCGCTCGCGCGCGCACCTGGGCGGGCGTTCCGTGCCCGTGGGGCTGCTGGCCGAGCTCGCCGACGACCTGGTGGCCGTGCACGGCCAGACCGACCAGCAGGGGCTGCTCAAGCTGTCCCGCCAGCGACAGGCCCTCGACCGGTACGCGGGCGACGCCGTCGCCGTGCCGCTCGCCAAGTACGCGGGCGCCTACCGACGGCTGCGAGCCATCTCCAACGAGCTGGACGAAATCACCACGCGCGCGCGGGAACGCGCCCAGGAAGCCGACATGCTGCGCTTCGGGCTCGACGAGATCGCCGCGGTGGAGCCGCGCCCGGGCGAGGACGTCGAGCTGGCGGCCGAGGCCGAGCGGCTCGGACACGCGGAGGCGCTCGCGTCCGCCGCCACGGCCGCACACGCCGCCCTCGCGGGCAATCCCGAGGACCCGGAGGGCATCGACGCCACGACGCTCGTCGCGGGCGCACACCGGGCCCTGGAGGCCGTACGGTCCCACGACGCGGCGCTCGGCGCGCTG contains:
- a CDS encoding NAD kinase, with translation MTQTRARTVFLLAHTGRPAAIRSAELVVEGLVRSGLGVRVLEAEAADLPLPESVELVKEATPECLDGCELLIVLGGDGTLLRGAEFARASGVPMLGVNLGRVGFLAEAERDDLDKVVDRVVTKAYEVEERMTVDVVVHSNGDVVHTDWALNEAAVQKAGAEKLLEVVLEIDGRPVTGFGCDGIVLSTPTGSTAYAFSAGGPVVWPEVEALLMVPISAHALFAKPLVTSPNSVLAVEVLPHIPPGVLWCDGRRTIELPPGARVEVRRGAVPVRLARLHHASFTDRLVAKFALPVAGWRGAPH